The following coding sequences are from one Leptospira mayottensis 200901116 window:
- a CDS encoding single-stranded DNA-binding protein: MKNLAHIILDGNLTSDPEIKTLNSGKNVTTFTLAVNHDYKSTPEEPGEVSFVDIELWDRQAINAYEYLKKGKKATVIGELRQDRWKSQDGSNRSKLKVVGYTIRFDGLPGRKEREAA, encoded by the coding sequence ATGAAAAACTTAGCGCATATCATTTTGGACGGAAATCTCACCTCCGATCCGGAAATCAAAACCTTAAACAGCGGAAAGAATGTAACCACTTTCACTCTGGCGGTCAATCACGACTATAAATCCACACCGGAAGAACCAGGTGAAGTTTCCTTTGTAGACATCGAATTATGGGACCGCCAAGCCATCAATGCGTACGAATATCTTAAAAAAGGGAAAAAAGCAACCGTGATCGGCGAACTTCGTCAGGATCGATGGAAGTCACAAGATGGAAGTAATAGAAGCAAACTAAAAGTAGTCGGATATACGATTCGATTCGATGGCTTACCTGGAAGAAAGGAACGGGAAGCGGCTTAA
- a CDS encoding phosphoribosyl-AMP cyclohydrolase, giving the protein MSSRKITILEIQEPTRSIASLSRISEEELPRYRNGLPKGFREEVDCDEDTVLFLHPNFSPLNFEKIQELLVLPTNEMIPIVAIDAQNQILMQAFGNEESQRLTLQTGYAHYFSRSRNRLWKKGDTSGHTQKILQILSPPNRSFLVYQVEQKIAACHEGYYSCFFRERMPGGEWNLLPVSRNFLPEKN; this is encoded by the coding sequence ATGAGTTCCCGCAAGATAACAATCCTAGAAATTCAAGAACCGACCCGGTCGATTGCTTCCCTCTCCCGAATATCAGAGGAAGAATTACCTCGGTATCGAAATGGCCTTCCCAAAGGATTTAGAGAAGAAGTAGATTGTGACGAGGATACGGTTTTATTTCTGCATCCAAATTTTTCACCTTTGAATTTTGAAAAAATACAAGAACTCTTAGTACTTCCCACAAACGAAATGATCCCCATCGTAGCGATCGATGCTCAAAACCAGATTCTCATGCAAGCATTTGGAAACGAAGAAAGCCAAAGATTGACTTTACAAACCGGTTACGCACATTATTTCAGTCGATCCCGAAACCGGCTCTGGAAAAAGGGAGACACTTCGGGACATACCCAAAAAATTCTTCAAATCCTGTCTCCACCCAACCGATCTTTTTTGGTCTATCAAGTGGAACAAAAAATTGCGGCCTGCCACGAAGGATATTACAGTTGTTTTTTTAGGGAAAGAATGCCAGGGGGAGAATGGAATTTGCTACCGGTTTCGAGAAATTTTCTTCCGGAAAAGAACTGA
- the mltG gene encoding endolytic transglycosylase MltG, with the protein MNIKKFLFFSGLLIGVFLLIAVTTFFVVDELKGGAVGSGQTKMDLLIESGDTPGKIVETLSTHGMIKSSKYFLYLVRFTRSAGKIKQGLYEINDGMDSRKILQVITEGKVKLVNFTIPEGYNNRQIGDLLVSKKIIPRRQDFLLAASKPELLKEFNIPSTSAEGYLFPETYSIPINYPVDKIVRMMIKRFYVRIAKIEKAKNLSPSELHKFVILGSVVEREAKRNEERPLMAGVFNNRLKRDMPLESCATIQYLFDKPHSRIFEKDLKIVSPYNTYLNKGFPPGPISNPGFPALEAAFYPKETEYLFFLLKGDGYHYFAKSLKEHLEAKKKYIDVLYD; encoded by the coding sequence ATGAATATTAAGAAATTTTTGTTTTTCTCCGGACTACTAATCGGAGTTTTTCTTTTGATCGCCGTCACAACCTTTTTTGTCGTGGACGAACTCAAAGGAGGCGCTGTCGGATCCGGACAGACCAAGATGGATCTACTCATCGAATCTGGAGATACCCCCGGAAAGATTGTGGAAACTCTTTCCACTCACGGAATGATCAAATCCTCCAAGTATTTTCTTTATCTGGTTCGTTTTACGAGAAGTGCAGGAAAAATCAAACAAGGTCTTTACGAGATCAACGATGGAATGGACTCCAGAAAAATTCTTCAAGTAATCACTGAAGGAAAAGTAAAACTCGTAAACTTTACGATTCCGGAAGGATATAACAATCGCCAGATCGGCGATCTTCTGGTTTCCAAAAAGATCATCCCAAGGCGCCAAGATTTCTTACTTGCGGCGAGCAAACCCGAACTTTTGAAAGAATTCAACATTCCCTCGACTTCCGCCGAAGGATATCTCTTCCCGGAAACATACAGTATTCCGATCAATTATCCGGTCGATAAAATCGTTCGAATGATGATCAAAAGATTTTATGTTCGAATCGCAAAGATCGAAAAGGCGAAAAATCTTTCTCCCTCCGAACTTCATAAATTCGTAATTCTTGGTTCCGTTGTGGAGCGAGAGGCGAAAAGGAACGAGGAAAGACCTTTGATGGCCGGAGTTTTCAACAACCGTTTAAAACGGGATATGCCTTTGGAATCTTGTGCCACAATTCAATATCTTTTTGATAAACCGCACAGCAGGATTTTCGAAAAGGATCTCAAAATCGTATCTCCATATAACACTTATTTAAACAAAGGATTTCCTCCCGGACCGATTTCCAATCCAGGCTTTCCCGCTTTGGAAGCGGCATTTTATCCTAAGGAAACCGAATATCTCTTTTTTCTCTTAAAGGGAGACGGTTATCATTACTTCGCGAAATCCCTCAAAGAACATTTGGAAGCGAAAAAAAAGTATATAGACGTACTCTACGATTGA
- a CDS encoding sugar phosphate nucleotidyltransferase, with protein sequence MIAAAGKGTRAYPRTTYIPKPLFEFQGKTILERNVELMQNTFRVKKIYILVGHLKEMVLSEIEKIRKNHQNVEIIPSPWTTKGLASDIASLESQIHSPFITILGDEFYFYPDHKKFIQTFRKHPKLIASIGVQKTSLLSRIRKNYSVELQGDRILELVEKPSDPPNNLLGLGSYLFTPAYFEYFKQTPPSAKNGIIEITDVIDLMAKKSRKVFATELDVEYFNINSMQDYHHAVYEIRNEEFARFKTTLIVPTKNNERSIADVIVDFRGKVDEILIVDAGSTDKTLEIAKKEKAKVLSFKIEGNEDHFGKQIQQGIKAASGDIAIIITPDGSYRSKDYPKLLEYLKDSDMVIGTRTTRQMIEQGSNLLPGVRVVNLILGKLIEIFWWGMEPRFTDAMCSYFAIWKDSYSKIEPDLEMNDRRIIPELMMETVRSYMRCIEIPISYYRPIESVPKNMTREFLSIVRLMLKKKWLGN encoded by the coding sequence GTGATCGCTGCAGCGGGTAAAGGAACACGGGCCTATCCCAGAACGACATACATTCCCAAACCCTTATTCGAATTTCAGGGAAAAACGATCCTCGAACGAAACGTCGAGCTGATGCAGAACACATTCCGCGTTAAAAAAATTTATATTTTAGTCGGCCATCTCAAAGAAATGGTACTTTCCGAAATCGAAAAAATTCGGAAGAATCATCAGAACGTAGAGATCATACCTTCCCCTTGGACCACAAAAGGTCTTGCAAGCGATATCGCAAGTTTGGAATCGCAGATTCACTCTCCATTTATCACGATTCTCGGGGACGAATTCTACTTTTATCCGGATCATAAAAAGTTCATACAGACGTTCCGGAAACATCCAAAACTCATCGCTTCGATCGGAGTCCAGAAAACTTCTCTTCTTTCCAGAATCCGAAAAAATTATTCCGTGGAACTACAAGGGGATCGGATCTTGGAACTCGTGGAAAAACCTTCCGACCCTCCGAACAATCTCCTTGGTTTAGGAAGCTATCTTTTCACTCCCGCTTATTTCGAATATTTTAAACAAACTCCTCCCTCGGCCAAAAACGGAATCATCGAGATCACAGACGTAATCGATCTGATGGCAAAAAAAAGCCGCAAAGTTTTCGCGACGGAACTCGACGTGGAATACTTCAATATCAATTCCATGCAAGACTACCACCATGCGGTTTACGAGATCCGAAACGAGGAATTTGCACGTTTTAAAACTACGTTGATCGTCCCCACAAAAAATAACGAAAGATCCATCGCAGACGTGATCGTAGATTTCCGCGGGAAGGTGGACGAAATTTTAATCGTAGATGCCGGTTCTACGGATAAAACATTAGAAATTGCTAAAAAAGAAAAAGCGAAAGTTCTTTCCTTTAAAATCGAAGGAAACGAGGATCATTTCGGAAAACAGATCCAACAAGGAATTAAAGCCGCGTCAGGAGATATTGCGATCATTATCACCCCCGACGGCTCATATCGATCCAAGGATTATCCGAAACTTTTGGAATATCTGAAGGACTCCGATATGGTGATCGGAACTCGAACCACAAGACAGATGATCGAACAAGGCTCCAACCTTCTTCCCGGAGTTCGTGTGGTCAATTTGATACTCGGAAAACTTATCGAAATTTTTTGGTGGGGAATGGAACCGCGCTTTACGGACGCAATGTGTTCTTACTTTGCGATCTGGAAGGATTCTTACTCTAAAATCGAACCGGATCTAGAGATGAATGACCGGAGAATCATTCCCGAACTGATGATGGAAACGGTTCGTTCTTACATGCGTTGTATTGAAATTCCGATTTCCTATTATCGTCCGATAGAATCCGTTCCCAAAAACATGACCCGCGAATTCCTTTCAATCGTCCGTTTGATGCTGAAGAAAAAATGGCTTGGAAACTAA
- a CDS encoding NAD-dependent epimerase/dehydratase family protein, whose translation MAKKVLVTGGCGFLGSHVCETFRKQGWDVVSYDSMTKYELKRTGYGTEATREYNWNFLKALGVTMVKGDIRNLEHLADRTEGCDFIVHTAAQPAMTISWEDPELDFTTNVLGTFNVLEVARKRNIPIVNTSSIHVYGNSINDTLKEGTTSYERNPAAIGEDQPVMVGEISPLHASKMSAEHYVKTYVDMYKLKAATFRFTGIYGERQFGGEDHGWVANFAIRSVFGWPLRIFGTGKQARDILYAADGAESYLRWFENPTPGVFNIGGGPDHKISLLECIHMIGDILGKKQEIVFDVERPGDMRYFICDITKAKGFGFNPKFKPREGVERLIHWIQADKSVFEVKK comes from the coding sequence ATGGCAAAAAAAGTTTTAGTGACAGGCGGGTGCGGATTTCTGGGTTCCCACGTTTGTGAAACGTTTCGTAAACAAGGTTGGGACGTTGTCAGCTACGACAGTATGACCAAATACGAGTTGAAAAGAACCGGATACGGCACCGAAGCTACTCGCGAATATAACTGGAATTTTTTAAAGGCACTCGGTGTTACGATGGTGAAAGGGGATATCAGAAATCTCGAACATCTTGCGGATCGTACGGAAGGTTGCGATTTTATCGTTCATACTGCGGCACAACCCGCAATGACAATTTCCTGGGAAGATCCCGAACTTGATTTTACCACAAACGTATTAGGAACTTTTAATGTTTTAGAAGTCGCCCGTAAACGGAATATTCCAATCGTTAATACGAGTTCCATCCACGTATACGGAAATTCAATCAACGACACACTTAAAGAAGGAACCACATCCTACGAAAGAAACCCGGCAGCGATCGGAGAAGATCAACCCGTGATGGTGGGAGAAATTTCCCCGCTTCACGCTTCTAAGATGAGTGCGGAACACTACGTAAAAACGTACGTGGATATGTATAAGTTGAAGGCCGCGACGTTTCGTTTTACCGGAATTTATGGCGAACGCCAGTTTGGCGGAGAAGATCACGGCTGGGTGGCAAACTTTGCGATTCGTTCCGTGTTCGGTTGGCCTTTGCGGATTTTTGGAACCGGTAAACAAGCCCGTGATATCCTTTATGCCGCGGACGGAGCGGAAAGTTATCTCCGATGGTTCGAAAATCCAACTCCGGGAGTTTTTAACATCGGAGGCGGGCCCGATCACAAAATTTCCTTATTAGAATGTATTCATATGATCGGAGATATACTCGGTAAAAAGCAAGAGATCGTATTCGATGTAGAAAGACCAGGAGATATGCGCTATTTTATCTGCGACATCACCAAGGCGAAAGGATTCGGATTCAATCCTAAATTCAAACCGAGAGAAGGCGTGGAAAGACTGATTCACTGGATCCAAGCGGATAAATCCGTATTTGAAGTCAAAAAATGA
- a CDS encoding glycosyltransferase family 2 protein, with the protein MKNLVVIPAYNEEETIREVVERALAYSDVLVVDDASKDKTPEILKVLIRKYPKRLFTIRHEKNTHIPEGIQDGMKFAVEKKYDSVVTMDAGLSHNPDKLPEFIKTEADLVIGNRITTDGVPLYRKLISFIAAKVMNYCISPGLFDIFGYRLRDCTSGYRKYSKKAFTWIVQTKLESIAFDFHMEALSIVAKNQGTIREIGIHYVFSNSSFNRRVLKQAIQFALKLLKRKLGLGG; encoded by the coding sequence ATGAAAAATCTCGTCGTCATTCCTGCCTACAATGAGGAGGAAACAATCCGCGAAGTTGTCGAACGAGCTTTGGCGTATTCGGACGTTCTCGTTGTCGACGACGCGTCCAAAGATAAAACTCCCGAAATTCTAAAAGTGCTGATTCGTAAATATCCGAAAAGATTGTTTACGATCCGTCACGAAAAGAACACTCATATTCCCGAAGGGATTCAGGATGGGATGAAGTTCGCAGTCGAAAAAAAATACGATTCGGTTGTGACTATGGATGCGGGCCTTTCTCACAACCCGGATAAACTTCCCGAATTCATCAAAACGGAGGCGGACCTCGTGATCGGAAATCGTATAACGACCGACGGAGTTCCACTTTACAGAAAACTAATATCTTTTATAGCTGCAAAGGTGATGAACTATTGTATTTCCCCGGGTTTGTTCGACATATTCGGCTATCGATTGCGGGATTGCACTTCCGGATATAGAAAGTATTCTAAAAAAGCGTTTACTTGGATTGTTCAAACCAAATTGGAATCAATCGCGTTTGATTTTCACATGGAGGCTCTTTCGATCGTGGCTAAAAACCAAGGAACGATCCGGGAAATCGGAATTCACTACGTGTTCTCCAACTCTTCCTTCAATCGAAGGGTTTTAAAACAAGCGATTCAGTTTGCGCTAAAATTATTAAAAAGAAAACTCGGTCTCGGCGGTTAA
- a CDS encoding AZOBR_p60025 family cell surface glycopolymer formation protein: MQKIESLFQKVDSPLKGLIVLVSLYGFVTLALWSRYEWNPSAMVNFGEEFIKKNEVETPNGVISFQGKEGDLGAGYDGQIFYYYSRSISNLSLKWPEGFDATYRAPRIGYPLLISLWGIFGKWGNIAGMYVLSISLLYLSYLALRVILKEKSHWAILYLISPFTLASYSVLVSDTIMVSLIVLAIYFYEKESYVLFYVLSGLALVTKEPALFYLLSLGLAALSRKDVKKMLIVGSTLIVPLLWQTYLKYTLPGWTPTRLAVFMIPFEGIYKYLMELGASFISDGGIKQIVRSFSKFPLVLQFLTMFLIPFTGSWRKGTFYKVGFFLVILMIAIADHYHFWSEYINTIRLFTFAIPIYLFIKAEDEEIIDRPFLYLFGLNLILILARLTILYKVQNYVVR, from the coding sequence ATGCAAAAAATTGAATCTTTATTTCAAAAAGTCGATTCTCCCCTAAAAGGGCTGATTGTTCTTGTTTCGTTATACGGCTTCGTAACACTTGCACTTTGGTCCCGTTACGAGTGGAATCCTTCCGCGATGGTGAATTTCGGAGAGGAATTCATCAAAAAGAACGAAGTGGAAACTCCGAACGGAGTGATCTCATTTCAGGGAAAAGAAGGGGACCTTGGCGCCGGTTACGACGGCCAAATCTTTTACTATTATTCCAGATCGATTTCCAATCTGAGTCTGAAATGGCCGGAGGGATTCGACGCCACATACAGAGCTCCTAGGATCGGTTATCCGTTATTAATTTCTCTCTGGGGAATTTTCGGTAAATGGGGAAACATCGCAGGGATGTATGTCTTGAGTATTTCGCTGCTTTATCTTTCTTATTTGGCCCTTCGCGTAATTTTAAAAGAAAAATCCCATTGGGCAATTCTATATCTCATTTCTCCGTTTACTTTGGCGAGTTATTCCGTTCTTGTGAGCGATACGATCATGGTTTCGTTGATCGTGCTTGCGATTTATTTTTACGAGAAGGAAAGCTACGTTCTATTCTATGTTCTTTCCGGTCTCGCTTTGGTTACAAAAGAACCCGCGTTATTCTATCTTTTATCTTTGGGGCTTGCGGCTTTATCCCGCAAGGACGTGAAGAAAATGTTGATTGTCGGTTCTACGTTGATCGTCCCTTTACTTTGGCAAACATATCTCAAATATACTCTACCCGGTTGGACTCCGACAAGACTTGCAGTTTTTATGATTCCGTTTGAAGGAATTTATAAATATCTAATGGAATTGGGCGCAAGTTTTATTAGCGACGGGGGAATCAAACAGATCGTTCGATCCTTTTCCAAGTTTCCTCTCGTGCTCCAGTTTCTGACGATGTTCTTGATTCCTTTTACGGGATCTTGGAGGAAGGGAACTTTTTATAAAGTCGGTTTTTTCTTGGTGATCCTAATGATTGCTATTGCCGATCACTATCACTTCTGGTCCGAATACATAAATACGATCCGTCTTTTTACATTTGCAATTCCCATCTATCTTTTTATCAAAGCAGAGGACGAAGAAATAATCGACCGGCCGTTTTTGTATCTGTTTGGTTTGAATTTGATTTTGATTTTGGCGAGACTTACGATTTTGTACAAAGTTCAGAATTATGTTGTGAGATAG
- a CDS encoding IS5 family transposase (programmed frameshift), with protein MKSDLGHLDIPEEIWKRLHPLLPKRKTNSKKGGRPRLDDRVAMAAIFYRVRTGIQWRYIPPMFGSKSTLHRRFQEWVASGVFDKIEKEALKLYERTVKIRTKRMASDGSFARAPQRGSLTGKNPTDRAKLGVKRHILTDGNGIPLAITLTGANVHDKHGVKDTLNSILIFSGKRRKKPKHLCLDKGYDFQDIEVLIKRRNIQSHIRKKGEKPLIGKYNGKSRRWVVERTNSWHNRFRAILIRWERKSENYLASLYLASSIIAFNFFDR; from the exons ATGAAATCAGATTTAGGTCATTTAGATATCCCTGAAGAGATTTGGAAACGCCTTCATCCCTTGCTACCAAAGCGTAAAACAAACTCCAAGAAAGGAGGTCGTCCTCGGCTTGATGATAGAGTGGCGATGGCCGCAATATTTTACAGGGTAAGAACAGGAATTCAATGGAGATATATACCTCCGATGTTCGGTTCAAAATCAACGTTACATAGAAGATTTCAGGAATGGGTAGCCAGCGGAGTTTTTGATAAAATTGAAAAAGAAGCATTAAAACTTTATGAGCGCACTGTTAAAATTAGAACTAAAAGAATGGCATCTGATGGTAGCTTCGCAAGAGCTC CCCAAAGGGGGAGTTTAACCGGGAAAAATCCTACAGACCGTGCCAAATTAGGGGTTAAACGGCATATCCTTACGGATGGAAATGGAATTCCTTTGGCAATTACGTTGACTGGAGCTAACGTTCATGACAAACACGGTGTAAAAGATACGTTGAATTCAATCCTAATATTTTCCGGAAAAAGAAGAAAAAAGCCAAAACATCTTTGTTTAGATAAAGGTTATGACTTCCAAGATATAGAAGTTTTAATCAAAAGAAGAAACATTCAATCTCATATTCGGAAAAAAGGTGAAAAGCCTCTCATCGGTAAATACAATGGAAAATCTAGACGATGGGTCGTTGAAAGAACTAACAGTTGGCACAATCGATTCAGAGCTATCCTAATTCGTTGGGAAAGAAAATCTGAAAATTATCTTGCATCTCTTTATCTCGCAAGTTCTATCATTGCTTTTAACTTTTTTGATAGGTAG
- a CDS encoding ATP-dependent nuclease: MRFKICHLHRSADTLSSNAFLRINDGTETKISYQGHGIQRALVFSLIEVLSKQQSVAVRGENVHQRSAVLLFEEPELYLHPHLIRRLKKSLQEITKNGKWQVIVSTHSPFLVEVADNPRSLILFRRNDQNTPPIIAQPKADPFEINDSSRDDRVALRAALDFHPTVTESFFAKRVVLVEGDTEVAIFRHSNDIYKVFNIPEENIQGTSIVSCGGKWTIPAIARILVALNVPFRIIHDKDARNLTEPELNSLPPIHPYNANSRIKDSSNGNPIFVVEDTFEDVIKRLSQNLLVLVVSGNRYDI; the protein is encoded by the coding sequence ATTCGTTTTAAGATATGTCATTTACACAGGAGCGCTGACACCCTCAGTTCAAACGCATTTCTTCGAATTAACGATGGAACTGAAACTAAAATATCCTACCAAGGTCATGGAATTCAACGTGCACTAGTCTTTTCGTTGATTGAAGTATTATCAAAGCAACAATCTGTAGCTGTTCGAGGGGAAAATGTTCATCAGCGTTCGGCAGTATTGCTTTTTGAGGAGCCAGAATTATATTTACATCCTCATCTTATCCGTCGGCTCAAAAAATCTTTGCAGGAGATTACAAAAAATGGGAAATGGCAAGTAATTGTTTCCACTCATTCCCCTTTTCTTGTTGAGGTAGCTGATAATCCACGTTCTCTAATTTTGTTTCGAAGGAATGATCAAAATACTCCGCCAATTATTGCTCAACCGAAGGCAGATCCGTTCGAAATAAATGATTCGTCTCGAGATGATAGAGTTGCCTTGCGAGCGGCTCTTGATTTCCATCCTACGGTTACTGAATCTTTTTTTGCTAAGAGGGTGGTTCTTGTTGAGGGAGATACTGAGGTTGCAATTTTCAGACACTCCAATGATATTTATAAAGTTTTTAATATCCCTGAGGAAAATATACAAGGAACCTCTATTGTATCTTGTGGAGGAAAATGGACAATTCCAGCGATTGCCAGAATATTAGTTGCTCTGAATGTTCCTTTTCGTATCATTCATGATAAAGATGCAAGAAATTTAACAGAACCTGAATTAAACTCACTACCTCCTATTCATCCGTATAATGCAAACTCACGTATTAAGGATTCTTCCAATGGGAACCCTATATTTGTTGTTGAAGATACCTTTGAAGATGTAATTAAGAGGTTGTCCCAAAACCTCCTTGTACTTGTAGTCTCAGGAAATAGATATGACATATGA
- a CDS encoding IS256 family transposase yields MSNPKNRAEELLDELIKDKSPEDLLGNEGLLKQLTKSLIERAMQGEMTHHLGYEKNSSLGNNTGNSRNGKSNKKLKGDFETIDLEIPRDRNGSFEPQIIQKGQTRFTGFDDKIISMYSRGMTTREITQHLQEIYQVEVSADLISEVTDSVLETVIEWQNRPLDKVYPILIMDALVVKVRDGHHVQNKSFYLALGINLQGTKEILGIWVERTEGAKFWLQILTDLKNRGVEDILIACVDGLKGFPDTIISVFPNAQVQLCIVHMVRNSLKWVSYKQKKELMIDLKAIYKSPSAEIAKKSLDDFSTKWDSQYPMISKSWRNNWESVIPFLAYPPNIRKAIYTTNAIESMNMGLRKIIKNRGSFPTDEAAIKLLYLALNNMSKKWTMPIQDWGKAMNQFSIIFGDRLKFDSF; encoded by the coding sequence ATGAGCAACCCCAAAAATCGAGCTGAAGAGCTACTCGATGAATTAATCAAAGATAAGAGTCCTGAAGATCTACTGGGAAATGAAGGCCTCTTAAAGCAACTAACGAAATCACTGATAGAGCGAGCGATGCAAGGTGAGATGACGCATCACCTTGGATACGAGAAGAATTCCTCGTTGGGAAATAACACAGGAAATTCTCGGAATGGAAAAAGTAACAAAAAGCTCAAAGGAGATTTTGAAACAATCGATTTGGAAATACCTCGAGACAGAAACGGCAGTTTCGAACCTCAGATCATACAAAAAGGTCAGACACGCTTTACCGGCTTCGACGATAAGATCATTTCGATGTATTCACGCGGAATGACCACACGAGAAATTACCCAACATCTCCAAGAAATCTATCAAGTGGAAGTCTCAGCGGATCTGATCTCAGAAGTCACCGATTCGGTACTGGAAACGGTGATCGAGTGGCAGAATCGCCCCTTGGATAAAGTATATCCAATTCTCATCATGGACGCGTTAGTCGTAAAGGTGAGAGACGGCCACCACGTTCAAAACAAATCCTTCTATTTGGCTTTAGGAATCAATCTACAGGGCACAAAAGAGATACTTGGGATTTGGGTGGAGCGCACCGAAGGAGCGAAGTTCTGGCTTCAGATCTTAACCGATTTAAAGAATCGCGGAGTTGAAGATATCTTAATCGCCTGCGTTGACGGGTTAAAAGGATTTCCGGATACGATCATATCAGTTTTTCCTAATGCACAAGTTCAACTTTGTATCGTTCATATGGTAAGGAATTCTTTGAAATGGGTTTCTTACAAACAGAAGAAAGAGTTGATGATTGATTTAAAGGCTATCTACAAATCTCCGTCGGCAGAGATTGCTAAGAAAAGCCTTGATGATTTTTCAACCAAATGGGACAGTCAATATCCGATGATCAGCAAGTCCTGGAGAAACAATTGGGAATCGGTGATTCCTTTTTTGGCTTATCCACCTAATATTCGTAAGGCGATTTACACCACAAACGCTATCGAATCTATGAATATGGGTTTAAGAAAAATTATCAAGAATCGGGGTTCGTTTCCTACCGATGAAGCGGCTATCAAGCTTCTTTATTTAGCTTTGAATAATATGTCTAAAAAATGGACCATGCCTATTCAAGATTGGGGAAAAGCAATGAATCAATTTTCGATTATTTTCGGCGATCGGTTGAAGTTCGATTCGTTTTAA